In Spirochaetaceae bacterium, the genomic stretch GGATAAGTTTGGGGTCGTCTTTTTCGCTGGCAAATAAAAACCCTTTGGTAAGACAGGCAATAATGGCTTTGCCTTCGGCCACACAAGGAATATTGGTAAGTTTACGCGCCGTTTCTAATAAGAAGGCGCTGGGGGTTACCAAAAAGATAATATCTTTATCGCTGGCGGCTTCGGTTAAATTGTTGGTAGCTACTAAGTTAGCCGGTAACTCTATTTTGGGCAAAAATTGTTCGTTAATGTGTTTGTGGTTAATATTGTGGGCCGATTCGGCATCAAAGCACCATAAAGTTACCTCCAGCCCTTTTAAAGCGAGTGTGCGGGCAATGGCTGTGCCAAAGGCACCGCCGCCAATTATACCGATACGTTTGTTAAGTCTTTCCACAATTTTTACCTCTTGTTTTATAGGGTTAAGGCCCGCCGTTTTAGCCGATTTTGCCGGCCAAAGTTTGCTCGATAACCCAAGCGACGCCGTCTTCTTCTAGGCTGGGGCAAATAACATCGGCATAAGCTTTTACTTTTTCACCGGCTTGCCCCATAGCTACACCAACGCCGGCACGTTTTAACATATCAAAATCGTTGGTGCCATCACCTACGCCCATCACTTCGTCCATGGTTAAGCCGTAATGAGCCGCTACCTGCATTAAGGCAAGGCCCTTGCTGGCTAGTTTGGGCCAAATCTCTAGGTAGTTATCGGCATGGCCGGCTTCCTGTAAATAAGGATAATCATTTAAAACTTTATTGGCAAGCCACTTACCGCCATGTAAAGCAATTATTTTAGCGGCGTAGTTAAGGTCGAATAAATTTTCTTTTTTGCTAAACCATTGTTTAAAGCCCAGCTCCTCACTTTCTTCGCTGCAATGCACCATATCGTACTCGGTACAAACGGCAAGCTTTATTTCTTTACTAAGCATAGCATTAACTAAGCTTATGTAATCGGGCTTAGCTATAGCTACCTTACTGTGCACCACCCCATGCGTATCGATAACGGTAGCCCCGTTATTTAAAATTTGCGGCCCTTTAAACTTTAAAGATTCAAAATGATGTTTAACGGCGTTGTACCAGCGGCCGGTGGCAAAAACCACAATTATCCCTTTGCGCTGGGCGTTTTCTATGGCCTCTTTAACGGGTTTGGTAATATATTCGTAATTTTGATGGTTAGGATTGGGGGTTACGCAGGTACCGTCCATATCTAAGGCAATTAATTTTATCATATCGACATAGTAGACTAAAAAAAATAAAAAGTCAAAGGAGGAGGAAATTAATAATTGAAAAAATTGTTTTAATTCTTAATTCTTAATTCTTAATTCTTTTGTCCGATAATATAACAAAAAGAGGAACTAACTTTGAACGAGGCCAAAGTAATTCAGCGGGGCATCGAGTTTTACCAAAAAGGTGAATACTCTAAGGCCCTCGAACGTTTTACAACATCGGGTTTAACCTTACAAGGTAACTACGAACTCATGTTTTACTTGGGCTTAACCTATGCACGGCTAGGGAATAACGATAAATCTATTGAATTATTAGATAGCGTCCAACATTTAGATAGCGATTTTAACCGCCAGTTGCAAAGCCGGTTGGCGTTATGTTATATTTATGTAAAGTTACAGCGTTATGCCGATGCCGATATAATCATCACTGTTTTGTTGGAGCAGGGGATAGAAAAAGCCACCATCTACGCTCTGCGCGGCTACAGCGCCGAGCAGCAAGGCGATAGCTTTGCCGCCGTGCGGGCTTACAAACGGGCTATAGAGCTGGAGCCCGATAATAATAATGCTTTAAATAGTTTAGGTTATTTATATGCTAAACAAGGCCAAAATTATGACGAAGCTTTAATTTATTTGCGCCGAGCAGTGTCGCTGCAACCAAAAAACCCGGCTTATTTGGATAGTTTGGGTTATCTTTGTTATAAAATGGGGAAAGGGCGCGAGGCTATCGATTATTTAACGCGGGCTTTGGCCCTAGATGAAACGAACGAAACTATTCAGGATCACCTTAGTTTGGTACAGGGGTAAAGGGTGAGAAAGTTACCATTAATAATAACTTTACTATTTATAGCTTTTTTTACATTAGCGCAGCAAAGTCCGCAAGGGCCGGCAACGGCGCTTAATATTGCCGCCGAAGACCAATTTGTTTGGGGTGTCCGCGCCTTTCACGAAGGGCTTTACAATCAAGCTTTGCTCGATTTTGAGCGGGCGTTAACTATGCGCCCCGAAGAAGCCCGCTTTCGTTTGTGGGCCGGTATGGCCAGCTACTACGCCGGGCTTAATCAGGCCGCCTTTAACCATTGGCAAAGTATGGCCGGCGATGCTACCGAAGGCGGGGCTTGGCTAAACAGTAAAATTGATACGCTTGCCTTTAGGCAAAGCCCGTTTTTTAATAATGTGCACAGCGATAGCTGGGCTATCCGCCACGAAATTATTGAGCAAGGCCGTAACGCCCGCTTTTTACGGCCCAGCAGCGTGCGTGCCGACCCGCTGACCGGCGGGGCACTGGTGGTGGGTTTTGGCAATAACACGGTGGTAAGGTACGATGTCAATGGCACTATGTTGCGGTTGTACCGCGGCCAAATTGCCGAGTTTGACGGCCCTTACGATGTGCTTCCGTTGGCCGACGGTAGTTTTTTTGTGAGTGAGTTTTTAGCCAACCGTATCTCGCTGGTGAGTGAGCTGGGGTTTAGGCTTAATGTTTTTGGCCATACCGCCGAAAGCGGCGGGCTGCGCGGGCCGCAATTTTTAGCCGCCGATGACAACGGCTTTTTATATGTAAGTGATTGGGGCACGCGGCGGGTCGTAAAATTTGATTTTAACGGCAATCATATTATGGATATTGGCCGCCCCAGCGCCGGTTTTGCCGGCTTACGCGGCCCGGCCGGTATTGCGCTTGGCCCTACCGAACTTTATGTGGTAGACCGCAGCGAAAACGTTATTTATGTGTTTGACCATTTTGGCAACTACCTGCGCGAGCTGGGACGCGGTATTTTAGTTAATCCCGAAGGGCTAACGCTTTACCGTAATAATTACTTAATTATCGCCGATGGCCGGCGGGTAATGATGGCCGATTTACAGCAAAACATTATTATTCAGCTGACCGACCTTGAAGGGCGGGCCAGTCAAATTATGCAAGTATCTTTCGACCGTAATAATAATTTAATGGCTGTAGATAACCGTAGCGGCCGCCTAACTTTTTTAAGCAGGTTATCCGATTTATACGGCGGCCTCTTTGTCAATATCCCGCGTGTTAATATCGATAACTGGCCCACCATTACCGTTGAGGTAGCGGTGCAAAACCGCTCCGGCACCAGCTTAGTCGGTTTAACCGAGCCTAACTTTTTATTGCGCGAAAACGGCGGGGAAGTAGCCCGCAGCCGCTTTAATATGCCTACTTATCAAGTAGCCAGTCTGGATATTCCGCTGGTCGGCCGGTTGCAAGGTGCGGTGGTGGTAGAGGCAAGTATCGATGCCTTAACGTTAAACCAGCAAATGGCACGCGGCGTGAGCGACCTTTACCGGGCCATTGAGGGACGCGGCAGCTTAAACTTTTTTTGGGCCGGCGAGCAACCCATTGCCGAGCAAGCAGCTGCGGGCGATTTAACGGCTTTGGCCATTTACAACCGGCGTTTTGCCGAGCTGGCCAGCGCTAATTGGCGTTTTGACAGCGCCATTAGGTTAGCTGCCAACAGTTTAATCCCGCGTACCGGCCGGCAAGCTTTATTCTTTTTAACCACCGGGCGCGATTCGTTGTTGGCTTTTGAGCAATATCATTTTAACGAACTGACGGCCTTTTTGCAAAATAATAACATTGCTTTTTACCCTATTTATGTGGATATGAGCAGCCGCAGCGAAGTTTACGACCATATTGCCCGCGAAACCGGCGGCCAAAGCAGCTTTTTGCACCGCCCCGAAGGATTAGGGGCCTTATTGGATATTGCCCGCAGCCGCCCTACCGGCATTTACACCATTACTTACCAAACAGATGTTAATACCTCTAATTTTAACCAGTTAAATATTTTAGAGCTAGAAGTAGCGCTTGGCCGCGAAAGCGGCAGTACGCGCAGCGGGTTTTTTGCCCCGCTTAGGTAATTAAGGGGCTACGGCTTTAGCGGTGGGTTTAAACAACCAGCTGGGTCTTACTTGTTCTAGCTTAGCTTGTCTTTCTTTAATATCTAAATACATAGTAATGGTGCGGCCTAACCCGTGCAGTCTTAGTATCCAATTACTGCTAACTTTAATGGGTTTAAAACCCAGTGTTTCGTATAACTTTCTGTCTGTTTTGTTTTTAGATAAAACATCTAATAGGCAGTAATCGTAACTAAAGTTGGTGCAAATAAAATTAATCAGCTGCGTGGTAACTTCTCTGTTGTTAAAAAGCATATTGGTGGCTAAAAAGCTAATCTCCAGCGCACGATGAGAGGTGATATGCGATTTAAAAAAATTCTGCTCGATATATTTATATAAAATTTTAGCTTTACGTTTATGAAAGATAGCCTCAAAGGTTTCCAGCTTTATTTTGCCGGTAGGCCGTTTGGTCATATCACCTATGCCGATAAAGCCGGCTACTTCGCCTTCTATTAAACAAACATAGTTCATGTCATAAATTAAAAAATCTTTAAATAATTCTTCAAGGGTGGCTTTATCTTTAGAGATGGTGGCAAAAACATCATATAAGTCATCTATAAGTACGCTAATTGCTTTGTTTATTAAATAATTATTTAGCTCGGACAACTTATATATTTTGTATTTCATGCTCAAAATATAGTACAATCGGCGGCAAAAGGCAATATTTTTATAATTTATATCTCTTTAGTAACTTCGTGGCGGTATTTAGTAACGGTACGGCGAGCGATGGGGTAACCCTGCTTGTTTAAGGTGTCGGCAATTTTTTGGTCGGAAGTGTTGGGGCTGGCCGTCAGTATATCCTTAATGGCCGCTTTAAGGGCGGTGCGGCTTACATTTTGGCCGCTATAACTAACTAAACCACTGTTAAAAAGACCGCGCAAAGCCACTAGCCCTTTAACGGTGCGGTAATATTTACCGCTTACCGCCCGGCTGACGGTGGCCTCGTGTAAATTAAGCTGGCCGCCTAATTGCTGCATAGTTAAAGATTTTAAAAAATGTTTGCCGTATAAAAAATAATCTTTTTGTGTTAAAGCTAAAGCATATCCTACCTTGAGTAAAGTTTGCTCGCGCTGGGCAAGAATATTGATAAAATTTTTAGCGTCTTTAAGTTGCTCTTTAAGTTCGCCGTTTATATTGGCGGCATTACCGCTAAAACTTTCGCTAATTTTAAGATTATAACTTTTTAATAATTTAACTACCGGCTGATTATCAATAAACTCTAAAAGTAAATCTCCTTTAATATATTGCGGTAAACTGTGGCTAAATTGTAAGCCCGGATAAGGTGTTAAGCTTTTTAAATAATGAATTAAATCATCAACTTGATTAATATTTAAATTGAGTAGCAAAGCAATTTGCTGATAATCTCTTTGCTTAACCAGCGGCAGTAAGGCTTTAAGTTGTTCTTCGTTTAAGTTAAAGTAACCTTCGGCATTAATTTGTACCGCCAAACTTTGGTAGGTATTGGCTACGGCACAACCAATGGGGTTAAAATAATTAATTATTTTTAGTAATTTATTTAAAACCATTGGTGGAATGGCCAGTCGGTTTACATCGCTGCTAAAAAAGCCGCGCTCATCTAAGTTGCTAATAATTAGTTGCCCCCAAGCTAACTCTTCGCTGGTTAAATCCTCAAGGTCAAGCTGGCTTAACAGGCGCTCGCTTAAACTTTGCTGCTGGCTAAAGTTAGCTAATACATCAAATTCGCTTTCGCTGCCGGCAAAGCTGGGGCTGCTTTCTACATCTAACTCCAGGGTTATATTTTCGTTAAGTTTTTCGGCTATTTCGGCCTCTAGGTTATAGCTGTCTAGGGCCAGCAGCTGCATACGCTGGTACAAAAGCGGGCTTTGCTGCGCCCTCTGCTGGGTACTCAAGCTAGTATTTAACATTTATAAGCTTATTATAGTACTTAGGGTGGCATTTGTCTAGCCGCTTAAAAGCGAGCAGTTAAGCTTTTTCCACCTTTAAACGTATACCAAGCACATTAAAGAGCTTCATAACGGTTTCAAAAGAAGGATTACCTTGAGGTGAGAGGCTTTTGTAGAGCCCTGCTCTGCTTAAGTTAAGTTCGTCGGCTATTTGGCTAAAATTTTTGCTGCGGCTAAAGGCGTTAAGTATTTTTATTAAATAACGCATATTATTTTTTTCTATAGCTACTTCTATACCGGTTAAAAAATCTTCTTTAGTGTTAATATAATCGGCTAAATCGTATTTACTAAGCTTAAAATCTTCTTTTGTTAAACATAGCTCTTCAAGCTCAAAATCTTCTTTGTTTATTACATCTTCCATTATCTTTACTTCCTTTTCATTTTTATGAATAATATTTAGCTAATTTCTTAGCCAATTTAATATTTCTAATTTGGCTATCTTTGTCTCCCCCTATTAGCAATACAACTACTTCGTTATCTTTTTCAATGTAATATACTCTATAACCACCATAATGAATACGAAGTTCGCAAATGCCATTTCCATTAATAATAGGTTTACTATCACCATAATCGCCAATCTCTAAACGTTCTAGCCGCTCATTAATAATGAACTTTCCTTTAATATCTTTTAATTTATAAAGCCATTTATCAAATACTTTAGTACGGATTAGCTCTTTCATAATGTAAATGTATACTATAGTTTTCACTTTGTCAATATCATATTTAAGCTACGCCGCTTAAAAGCGATTAATTAAATTTTTTAACATTAATTCTACTTTTAAAATTATTTTTGAAATATTGATTACTAAACTTATAAAAATCCAATTAACTGTTTGTTAATGATAATAATAGCTGTAGCGCCATCTAAATAGATAGTGTAATAGGGAGGATTGGCCGTTAATATGGGTAAAGAAGTTACCTCTTGGATATTACTGGGGCCGACGGGAATATCATTAAAAAGAGTTAAATAATTAAGAAGCGCTTGCTCCGACCCCCATGACGATGATGAGCTAATTTCTATGCGATTTATCTCGTATTCTTTCATTAATTGCATTAACGAGTGGTTTATCGAAGTAACCCAAAAAGTAATCCGTTTATCGTTAGTGGCTATAAAGCTGGTGTTTTGAAAAGTTAAAGAAATAAACATAAAGCCGGCATAAAAGATAATTATTTTAACAATGGAATTAAATTTATTTAATTTAAACGGTAAATTATTAAAAATATAAAGATAAATCAAGGCAAAAGCTATACCTATACTATAAAGATACCTTGAATATAGGTTGTAATTAACCGCAGGCAAGATAAAAGCTGTGGGCAGCAAAAAAAGTACGCCGGTAGCTAAAAAAAGTATCAGGCAAAATAAAACTTTTAATGCATTACTTACTTGCTGGTTTTTAAGAGTTTGCTTAATCAAGCATAGATAAAAAATAATGAGAGAGGCCATAATTAAAGCCAATCTGAACGCAGAAAAATAATTTATATTAAATATAAGATAACTTTTTATGTTCTTTAATATTGCAGGGAATAATTGTAAAAGTGAAACGGTTTCACTGGCTCCTCTGCCAAAAGCATCGTCTATAGTCCATGCGGTAGCGGATAAAGCCATTCTAATGGCTAACAACACTCTTATGCCCACAAAGTAAACGATTAAAGCTAAAGCTGCTAAAGTAATATTTATTAAAAAATCTTTCAAAGCTTCTTTAAAAGCTACACCTTTACTTAAATTTTGCATAGCTATAAATAAAGCTAAAATTAAATAAGCGTTAAAAGCTAATTGGTAAGTAGCCATACTAGCCGCTATACAAATAATAGTAACGATGGCTTTAGTTAATAAATTTTTAAAGGGTATTAATAATGGTAAGCCGGCCAATAGTAAAGCTAAAGCCATACCGCTACTATCAAATTTATACAGCATATTTTCATTAATATAAGGAAAAAGAACAATGGCTAAAGCTAAAAAGATGGTGGCATAGTTAATTTTGCTAAATTTTTTAACTACTAATAAAGCTAATAAGCTATAAAACCCTAAGGCAAGTAACTGCGGCAAAGCTCCTAAATAAGAAAAAGGCGCGCTAAGATTAGCCGATGTTAAGCGATAAAGAATATTTTGCAGCAGCCGGCTAAACCACCACCCATGGAATTCTCCTCTTTGAAGAAAATAAAGTCTTTTAAAATCATCATGAAATAAAACATCATTAAAAACTACCGCGCTATAAGCCAAGAGAGCTATCACAAAATAAAAAACAAAATATTTTTTATTTTCTTTTACAGTTGTTAATAAATAATTCATTTTTAACCTTCTTCCTTTATAATATAAATGGGCCGTTTTTTACTTTCTAAATACAGTCTAGCTAAATATTGGCCGATAATCCCCAAGCAAAATAATTGCAGGCCGCCAATAAACAAAATGGCGGTAATGAGCGAGGGGTAACCGGCTACCGGGTCGCCCCAAATAAGGGTGCGTGCGATAATAACGGCAATAAAAACAAAGGCCAGCGCACAAAAAAACAGGCCTAAAAAGCTGGCGATGGCCAGCGGGGCGCTGCTAAAGGC encodes the following:
- a CDS encoding type II toxin-antitoxin system RelE/ParE family toxin; this encodes MKELIRTKVFDKWLYKLKDIKGKFIINERLERLEIGDYGDSKPIINGNGICELRIHYGGYRVYYIEKDNEVVVLLIGGDKDSQIRNIKLAKKLAKYYS
- a CDS encoding glucosyltransferase domain-containing protein, with protein sequence MNYLLTTVKENKKYFVFYFVIALLAYSAVVFNDVLFHDDFKRLYFLQRGEFHGWWFSRLLQNILYRLTSANLSAPFSYLGALPQLLALGFYSLLALLVVKKFSKINYATIFLALAIVLFPYINENMLYKFDSSGMALALLLAGLPLLIPFKNLLTKAIVTIICIAASMATYQLAFNAYLILALFIAMQNLSKGVAFKEALKDFLINITLAALALIVYFVGIRVLLAIRMALSATAWTIDDAFGRGASETVSLLQLFPAILKNIKSYLIFNINYFSAFRLALIMASLIIFYLCLIKQTLKNQQVSNALKVLFCLILFLATGVLFLLPTAFILPAVNYNLYSRYLYSIGIAFALIYLYIFNNLPFKLNKFNSIVKIIIFYAGFMFISLTFQNTSFIATNDKRITFWVTSINHSLMQLMKEYEINRIEISSSSSWGSEQALLNYLTLFNDIPVGPSNIQEVTSLPILTANPPYYTIYLDGATAIIIINKQLIGFL
- a CDS encoding putative addiction module antidote protein, whose translation is MEDVINKEDFELEELCLTKEDFKLSKYDLADYINTKEDFLTGIEVAIEKNNMRYLIKILNAFSRSKNFSQIADELNLSRAGLYKSLSPQGNPSFETVMKLFNVLGIRLKVEKA
- a CDS encoding Cof-type HAD-IIB family hydrolase; this translates as MIKLIALDMDGTCVTPNPNHQNYEYITKPVKEAIENAQRKGIIVVFATGRWYNAVKHHFESLKFKGPQILNNGATVIDTHGVVHSKVAIAKPDYISLVNAMLSKEIKLAVCTEYDMVHCSEESEELGFKQWFSKKENLFDLNYAAKIIALHGGKWLANKVLNDYPYLQEAGHADNYLEIWPKLASKGLALMQVAAHYGLTMDEVMGVGDGTNDFDMLKRAGVGVAMGQAGEKVKAYADVICPSLEEDGVAWVIEQTLAGKIG
- a CDS encoding tetratricopeptide repeat protein, with translation MNEAKVIQRGIEFYQKGEYSKALERFTTSGLTLQGNYELMFYLGLTYARLGNNDKSIELLDSVQHLDSDFNRQLQSRLALCYIYVKLQRYADADIIITVLLEQGIEKATIYALRGYSAEQQGDSFAAVRAYKRAIELEPDNNNALNSLGYLYAKQGQNYDEALIYLRRAVSLQPKNPAYLDSLGYLCYKMGKGREAIDYLTRALALDETNETIQDHLSLVQG